The genomic window GTCCGTCCTGGCGGTCAGGCGTCCTGACCGTCAGGCGTACTCGCTGTCGTCGATCGTCGACGGCGCGGGGCCGAGCGCCTCGAGCTCCGTCCAGAGGTCGTCGGGGATCGGCGTCGCGGCGAGCTGCTCGAGCTGCGCGAGGCGCGCGGCCGACGACAGGCCCACCACGGTCGAGTCGACGAGCGGGGATCGGAGCGAGAACTGCAGTGCGACGGCCGGCAGCGTCACGCCGAACGACGCGCACACGCGTTCCAGCCGCGAGACCCACTCCTGCAGCTCGGGCGTCGCGGGGCGATAGCCGTACATCGCACCCTCGCGCGGACCGGTGGCGAGGATGCCGGCGCCGAACGGTGCCGCGTTGAACACCGTCATCCCGCGCTCCCGGGCGTCGGCGAAGACCGGCGCGGCGGAGCTGTCGACGACGGTGAAGCGGTTGTGCACCAGCACGGCGTCGAAGAGGCCCGTTCCGACGTAGCGGGCCATGAGTCCCACCGGTCCCGCGGCGACGCCGATGGCATCGACCCTGCCCGACTCGCGCAGCTCGATGAGGCCCTCGACGGCGCCACCGCGGCGGATCGCCTCGTCGAAGGTCACCGTGTACGGATCGTGGAGGTGCAGCAGCGGCAGCCGATCGACGCCGAGGCGCGTCACGGTCTCGTCGAACGAGCGCAGCACGCGGTCGCGGTCGAACGCGCCCGTCTCGGGATCGGCGTCGACCTTCGTGATGACGCGGGTCTCGGCATCCGTCCCGATGCGTGCCATCGCCAGCCCGAGCACCGCCTCAGACCGACCGCCCGCGTAGTTGTTCGAGGTGTCGAGGAAGGCGTGCGTCGAGGCGAAGAGCTGCTCCGCGAAGGCGACGGCGGCGCCTTCTTCGGGTGAGCCCGGCGCCGTGTTGCGGCCGAGGCCGGAGGTGCCGAGGGTGATCGGGCTGACGTTCAGGGTCATGGCTTCCGTTCCGTGTGCGAGATCTCGACCTCCAACCTATCCAGAGGAGGGAGGGCAGATGCGCCCCGGCACACGATCGCGCCCCTAGGCTTTCGACATGACCACCACGCGGAAGGGCTGGACCCGCGGCCACTCGGGCTGGGCGCTCGGAACGGCCCTCATGTTCACACTGGGGATCGTGTTCGGGCTGATCTGGGGCAGTGTGCTGCTGGGCGTGGTGCTCGCCGCCGCGGTGTCGATCGGGTGGCTCATGGCGTACGAGTCGTGGCGCGGGCGCAGCGTCGGCCTGGAGAACCGCGACGACGACGGCGCGCAGCTCTAGCCCCGACGACGGCGCGAGCTCAGCACCACCGGAGACACGCGGCTCCAGCCCCGCTGAAGACGCGCAGGTCTCGCCTCGCCGGGAGTGCGCTGCTCTCGGCGCAGCCGTGATGTACCCCGCATCCGAAACCGGCCCGACCGGCTCCACGGACGCCCTACCCATCGGGGCCCGAGCGTCGTATCGTGTGCGCCAGGAGGTGGTCCGCATGCAGGCGAGTGTCGGCGACCGCGTGGTCATCCACGGCCGCATCGTAGGAGCGGCAGAGCGCTCAGGCGAGGTGATCGAGGTCCGCGGCAGCGGGGAGAATCCGCTGCTCGTGGTGCGCTACGACGACGGGCACGAGGCGATCCTGTCGCCCGGAAGCGACTGCGAAGTCCGGCACGCGTCCTGACCGGCGGCCGGGACGCAGGCAGCGGAATTCCGCGGCGCCGGCGTCGCGGGAGCGCACCTTATCAAAATCAGGCGACCGCGTGCTTAGGATAGCCTTACCTACATGCACAAGAGATCGCGCCTGCTTCTGCCCGCCGCTGCTCTGAGCGTCACCGCTCTCGCCCTCACCGCCTGTTCGTCGCCGTCCGCGACCGAAGAACCCGCCGCGGCTGCCGAGCCGGCGACCGTCGTCGTCGAGAACGCCAAGCCCACCCTGGTGCTGGTCGAGCGGGACGGCGAGTCGTCGTACCAGGAGGACACCGAGGTCGATCGCGAGGCCGTCGAGGTCGAGGCGAACCCTGCCTCGGTCGTCACCTTCGACATCGCGACCCTCGACACGCTCGACGCGATCGGCGCCGGCGACGCGGTGGTCGGCATCCCCGACGCCGTGCTCCCCGACTACCTCTCGGAGTACGCCGACCTCCCGAAGGTCGGCACGCTCTTCGAGCCCGACTTCGAGGCCGTCGCCGAGCTCGAGCCCGAGCTCATCGTGACCGCCGCGCGCAGCACCGGCCAATACGACGAGCTGTCCGAGATCGCCACGACGATCGACCTCACCGGCGCCTACGCCGGCACGTTCGACCCGAGTGCCGGCCTCGAGCGGGCCGCGCAGCTGGGCGAGATCTTCGGCAAGGAGGACGAGGTCGCCGAGCTCACCGCCGGCATCGACGAGCTCGTCTCGACCGTCGAGTCAGACGCCGACGGCACCGCGCTCGTCCTGTCCGTCTCGGGCGGCGAGGTCGGCGCGTTCGGCGAGGGCTCGCGCTTCGGCTACTTCTTCGACGAGCTCGGCTGGACCCCGGCGGTCGTCGCCGCGGAGCTTCCGGGCGCCGAGGGCTCGCCCCACGGCGACACCGTGACGAACGAGTTCATCCTCACCGCGAACCCGGACTGGATCTTCGCGTTCGACCGTGGCGCTGCCACCGGCGAGGGTTCCAGCGCCGAAGAGACGCTCGACAACGAGCTCGTCGCGCAGACCACTGCCGCGCAGGACGATCACATCGTGTACCTGCCAGCCAGCGAGCTCTACATCGTCATCAACGGCCTGACCGCCATCGAGAACGTGCTCACGTCGGTGCACGAGGCCATCGCCGGCTGAGCCGTCATGCCGCACGTCGTCCGAGTGGGGAGCGCGGAGTCCTGAGCCGCCTCTCCCCCACGCTCTGGATCGTCGCGGGGGTGGCCGCGGTGG from Microbacterium sp. ProA8 includes these protein-coding regions:
- a CDS encoding aldo/keto reductase, with the protein product MTLNVSPITLGTSGLGRNTAPGSPEEGAAVAFAEQLFASTHAFLDTSNNYAGGRSEAVLGLAMARIGTDAETRVITKVDADPETGAFDRDRVLRSFDETVTRLGVDRLPLLHLHDPYTVTFDEAIRRGGAVEGLIELRESGRVDAIGVAAGPVGLMARYVGTGLFDAVLVHNRFTVVDSSAAPVFADARERGMTVFNAAPFGAGILATGPREGAMYGYRPATPELQEWVSRLERVCASFGVTLPAVALQFSLRSPLVDSTVVGLSSAARLAQLEQLAATPIPDDLWTELEALGPAPSTIDDSEYA
- a CDS encoding DUF1918 domain-containing protein, translating into MQASVGDRVVIHGRIVGAAERSGEVIEVRGSGENPLLVVRYDDGHEAILSPGSDCEVRHAS
- a CDS encoding ABC transporter substrate-binding protein; the encoded protein is MHKRSRLLLPAAALSVTALALTACSSPSATEEPAAAAEPATVVVENAKPTLVLVERDGESSYQEDTEVDREAVEVEANPASVVTFDIATLDTLDAIGAGDAVVGIPDAVLPDYLSEYADLPKVGTLFEPDFEAVAELEPELIVTAARSTGQYDELSEIATTIDLTGAYAGTFDPSAGLERAAQLGEIFGKEDEVAELTAGIDELVSTVESDADGTALVLSVSGGEVGAFGEGSRFGYFFDELGWTPAVVAAELPGAEGSPHGDTVTNEFILTANPDWIFAFDRGAATGEGSSAEETLDNELVAQTTAAQDDHIVYLPASELYIVINGLTAIENVLTSVHEAIAG